In Sphingomonas profundi, the sequence TCGTCATCCTCGACGAGCTTGGCTACCTGCCCTTCGCGCTCTCGGGCGGCCAGTTGCTCTTCCACCTCGTCAGCAAGCTCTACGAGCAGACCTCGGTGGTGGTGACGACCAACCTTGCCTTCGGCGAGTGGCCCACGGTCTTCGGCGACGCCAAGATGACGACCGCGCTCCTCGACCGGCTCACCCACCACTGCGACATCGTCGAGACCGGCAACGAGAGCTGGCGCTTCAAGAACCGCGAAGCCGCCTGAAACCCTTCCCCCGGACCCCCATCCCCCGGGTTGACCCGGTGGGTCCACAGGCACCTCCCACGGCCGTCACCGCCTGCGCTCGTGGCGGCGCGCGGCGCCGGCCGCGGGGCCCTCCTGTGGACTACCGGGACAACCCGGCTGCCATCAGAAAAGGGGGTCAAACTTGCACGCCGATACGGGGTCAACTTCCCGAGCCGATTGACAGGCGTGAGCTCGAGGAACATCGCGCTGCGCTTGAACGCGGATGGTATCCCGGGCCCCGCTGGCCAGCTCTGGAGTGGAACGACGCTGCGCGGTCATGTCAGCCGCGGCACCGGCTTCCTCAACAACGCGCTGCACGTCGGCCAACTCGTGTGGAACCGGCAGCGCTACGTAAAGGACCCCAGCACCGGCAAGCGTGTGTCGCGGATCAACCCCGAGAGCGAGTGGATCACGACCGAGGTTCCCGAGCTTCGCATCGTCGATGATGCGCTCTGGCAAGCGGTCAAGGCGCGGCAGGCCGCCATCGGTCTTCAGTTCGCCGGGACCATCGCGGCGGTTCGCATGGCGAATCGTCTGAACGCCGTCCATCGTCCAAAATCGCTCCTGTCGGGCCTCGTCTTCTGCGGCGTCTGTGGCGGCCCGTTCACGCTTCGCCTCAAGGGTCGCTTCGGCTGCTCGGCACGGACGGATAATGCGAGTTGCAGCAACGGCCACAGCATTGCTCGAGAAGCGCTGGAAGCCCGTGTACTCGACGGCTTGAAGGAACGCCTGATGACGCCCGAAGCGGCGGCTGAGGCGATCGACGCCTATGTCAGCGAAAGCAACCGGCTCAATCAGCAGCGGCGGGCATCCCATGCCGCCGATAACGCGGAATTGGCGCGCATAGCGCGCACCATCTCCGAAGTGCTCGACGCGGTTGAACAGGGTCGCAAAAGCGACGCCCTGTTCGACCGCTTGGAGAAGCTGGAGAACCGTCAGAAGGAACTGAAAGCGCGGCTGGCGACAGCGCCGGCCGACACACCGGACATTCACCCCAATCTGGCGGAGGCTTATCGCCGCAAGGTGGAGCGGCTTGCCGAGGCGTTGAACGCACCCGAGGAGCGTGACGAGGCGCGAGACGCGATCCGCAGCCTCATCGAGCGCGTCGTACTGTCACCCGGCGTGCGGCGTGGCGAGATGACGGCGATACTCCACGGGGACTTCGGCGCGATCCTCGATCTGGTGGACCGCCAAACGAAAGCAGCCTCCGGACCGTGTGGTCCGAAGGCTGTTATGTTTTCGGTGGTTGCGGGGACCCGCTTTCATCTTAACTTGCGATCCGCGAGCGGCTCGGAGGCTCACGACAGCGATCGCCTCATGACCGGGCTTGTCGGGCGGCTGGTGAATGCCGCAGCGTAGTCGGGCTGCCGCCCGTGAGTGTTGGAGAGCCATCCTATGGCGTCCGACAAGGCAAGTTTCACATACGATATATTATTATACTGGCGGGTTGAAGCGCCCAGTAGAAGTGTCACTCCTCCGCTTGTTAGAAATGTCACCTTTGGAGGTGCCCGGCGGATCACTGGTGACATCGCGCCTCCTGGCCAGGAGGCACGCCTGTGGCGGTGATCAGCATGAGCCAGAACGAGCTTTCGAGATACGATACGCTTCTCAGGGTCGAGCGCGGCGAGCTTCGCATTGCGGACGCGGCAGTTCTGTTAGGTTTGTATAATCTGCGCTCACTCACCGTAGGCGAAGGGGCGGGTCGAGCGGGTAAACGGCACCTTGCAGGACCGCTTGGTGAAGGCGATGCGGCTGGCGGGCATCGCGACGATCGCGGCGGCAAACGCCTTCCTGCCGAGCTATGTCGAGCGGCATAATCGACGGTTCGCGCGCCCCGCCTTCGACAGTCGTGATCTGCGTCGGCCGTTGGCGCCGCATGATGATCTGGGTGCTGTGATGGTGTGGCGCGAACTACGGACCATCACTGCGGCGCTGACGCTCCATTATAAGAAGGCCATGCTCATTCTGGAGCCGAACGAGATCAGCGCGGCGCTTGCCCGCAAGCAGGTAACGGTGTGCGAGTTCCCGGACGGCAAGGTTGAAATCCAGCATGAAGGGCATGTCCTGCCTTATCGTCTGTTCGACAAGATGCGGCAGGTCAACCAGGCGGCCGTGGTCGATAACAAGCAGTTGGGCGCGGCTCTCGCGGTTGCGCAGCAGCTGCAGGCGATGATGCCGCATCATCGCCAAAGGAACATCGACGCCCCTCCCCGCCGGTCCCAGCCGGCATCTCTTTCCGGAGCCCGAGGCGCCTGCAAAGGTCGATCGACGCCGGTTAAGCGGCGCGAAGCTCAAGCGCGGCCCCAGGCTCAGCGACGCAGAGTTGATCGAGCGCGGCACTCTGCTGTTCGTCAAGCCGACCGGGCCCACCGCTGGCGCGGCGGGTCCAGGCTCACCTCCTCGTCGTCGCGCATTAGCAGGGTCTGCGTTGCGCTGATGGATGGCTCCACACAGACCCTGCTGCTATCGACGTGTGACATTTCTAGTCTAATTGGCGCAAGTCATGACTTCTCTAAATGGAGAGAACACGGAATGCGATGCCGGATTGGAAGTCTCTCCTCCGCTTGTTAGGAGTAACACCCCTGAAGTGCTCGAGGGATCATTGGCGCTCAATCTCGACATTGTGAGATCAGTGTGTGTTTCGGTTCCTCTGGCGCCGGCGCCCACGCCAGACATCGTTTGATCCTGCCGCTACCGCGCGGAAGTCGCAGCTGAACGTGCTTTGAATGCTCACTCTTGTCGGGAGCTAAACGAGGCATTCCCATCGTTGAGGCTTCTCCCGTAGCGACTGCGCTAGAAAGTGGCTAATAGCGAGTTGAGGGGCACTGCCGAATCGGCGAGGCTGGCGGGCGATGGGGCCACGCCGCCCATAACGAGTGCGCGGCCCTGAACATAATCCTTGGTGGCGTTAACGCAATCGAGTGCGATCACCTTGCCCTCGCGCAGATAGACGACCGAGAAGCTGCGCGTCGCGGTGTCTCCGCGTACGATCGCCTGATCGAAGCCGGTGGAAAGGCCGACCGTCTGCAGGCGCAGATCATATTGGTTCGACCAGAACCACGGCACCGCATGATAGGCCTCCGTCGCGCCCATGATCGTCTTCGCGACCAGACTCGCCTGATCGTTGGCGTTCTGCACCGATTCCAGCCTGATCGTGGCGCCACGCGCGAAATCATTGGCGTGGGCGGCGCAATCGCCGATGGCGAATATGTCCGGCAGGCTAGTGCGGCACTGGGCATCGACGCGCACGCCATTGCCCCCGTCCGCGCCGGCCGCGATCAGCGGCTGGACGGCGGGGGCGATGCCGATGCCGACGATCACCATCTCGGCCGGCAGTACTTCTCCGCCGGCCAGATGCACGCCGGTGACGCGTGCCGGCTCATCCTCGCCGATGCTCTGGAAGCCGACTAGCCCATCGACCTTCACGCCAAGCCGCACATCGACGCCGTGGGCGCGGTGCTCGGCCTCGTAGAAGCGCGACAGCGGCTCGCCCGCCACGCGGGCAAGGACGCGGTCCTGCGCTTCCAGCACGGTGACTTTCTTGCCGAACTTGGTGAGGACGGCGGCCGCCTCCAGCCCGATGTAACCGCCACCGACGACGACGACGTTGGTGACCCCACCCATCTCCGCCATCATGCGATCGACATCGACGCGGGTGCGGACGCCGTGCACGCCGACGAGATCGTAACCGGGGCAGGAGAGGCGATGCGGGGATCCGCCGGTCGCCCAGATGAGGGTGCCGTAGCCGAGCGTCGAATCATCGGCGAGCGTAAC encodes:
- a CDS encoding recombinase family protein, with the protein product MSSRNIALRLNADGIPGPAGQLWSGTTLRGHVSRGTGFLNNALHVGQLVWNRQRYVKDPSTGKRVSRINPESEWITTEVPELRIVDDALWQAVKARQAAIGLQFAGTIAAVRMANRLNAVHRPKSLLSGLVFCGVCGGPFTLRLKGRFGCSARTDNASCSNGHSIAREALEARVLDGLKERLMTPEAAAEAIDAYVSESNRLNQQRRASHAADNAELARIARTISEVLDAVEQGRKSDALFDRLEKLENRQKELKARLATAPADTPDIHPNLAEAYRRKVERLAEALNAPEERDEARDAIRSLIERVVLSPGVRRGEMTAILHGDFGAILDLVDRQTKAASGPCGPKAVMFSVVAGTRFHLNLRSASGSEAHDSDRLMTGLVGRLVNAAA
- a CDS encoding NAD(P)/FAD-dependent oxidoreductase, encoding MEKRIFDVLIVGAGHGGAQAALSLRQQKFAGTVALLGDEPEPPYERPPLSKEYLSGEKTFERILIRPAAFWGERNVDLLLDRRVVSVDPAAHSVTLADDSTLGYGTLIWATGGSPHRLSCPGYDLVGVHGVRTRVDVDRMMAEMGGVTNVVVVGGGYIGLEAAAVLTKFGKKVTVLEAQDRVLARVAGEPLSRFYEAEHRAHGVDVRLGVKVDGLVGFQSIGEDEPARVTGVHLAGGEVLPAEMVIVGIGIAPAVQPLIAAGADGGNGVRVDAQCRTSLPDIFAIGDCAAHANDFARGATIRLESVQNANDQASLVAKTIMGATEAYHAVPWFWSNQYDLRLQTVGLSTGFDQAIVRGDTATRSFSVVYLREGKVIALDCVNATKDYVQGRALVMGGVAPSPASLADSAVPLNSLLATF